The sequence TTCGACGCCCGGACCCGTGAGCACGCTCTCCGACCTCATCAAACAAGACCGCTTCGCCTCGCCCGCCCACGAGGCGCTGCTCAGCGTGATGGTCACGCAGCCCTTCATCATGGGCCGGCTGGCTGACGTGATGAGCGAGCACGACCTGACGCCGGCGCAGTACAACGTGCTGCGTATCCTCCGCGGGTGCCACCCCGAGCGGGCGACCTGCAGCTACATCGGCGAGCGCCTCATGGACCGGACGCCCGACGTGACGCGCCTCCTCAACCGGCTCGGCACGGCCGGCTTCGTGGACC is a genomic window of Bacteroidota bacterium containing:
- a CDS encoding MarR family transcriptional regulator, with amino-acid sequence MSTLSDLIKQDRFASPAHEALLSVMVTQPFIMGRLADVMSEHDLTPAQYNVLRILRGCHPERATCSYIGERLMDRTPDVTRLLNRLGTAGFVDRRRADHDRRVVEVWITDEGLERLARLDHPVDAMMHELASGLTDDEHRMLSHLLEKVRQAAEVPA